A single window of Streptomyces xanthii DNA harbors:
- a CDS encoding branched-chain amino acid ABC transporter ATP-binding protein/permease encodes MALWRTVRAVPGWVPALTLGLMVLVLPWAGLDFSTTRQVQLTLILALVVSGLNLSLGYAGELALGQAAMYASGAYVAGLLSKAGHTDILLQLLLAGLGALAVGVVTGIPGLRLGSWSLAMTSFFLVLLVPDVLAIFPGATGGRNGLSGIQSPTLFGSLLDGTGFYLVIAVVAILWFAVLRNIVTSRHGIALRVLRQSPVLAASTGISVFRMKLLAYALGAIPAGLAGALFANLDLYVSPEAFSFAFATTVLSASILGGSASVYGALVGAAVMQFGPNQSSGFQQYALVFTGAFLVIGGVLLTGGLARVFRVLVARLDRKATPADSAVTTEEGPAPRIPPFQGATLTIRNVSKAFGGNQALKDVSLDARPGTVTALIGPNGSGKTTLLNMVCGFYRTDAGEITLDGTALHGLPPDGVARAGVARTFQTPNIPAGVTVLEAVASGRYTGHRASVLAAVLRTPRFRRVRRGDLEEAERMLALVGLGHLRDTEAVSLPLGMRRLLEVARALIDAPGVLLLDEAASGLDEHEVERLASLIRQIRDAGGTVVLVEHNFRLVLSLADDIAVLAHGQLITTGPPEEIERDPRVLSEYLGVEPATTSGETS; translated from the coding sequence GCCCTGTGGCGAACCGTTCGCGCGGTGCCGGGCTGGGTACCGGCCCTGACGCTCGGACTGATGGTCCTCGTCCTCCCCTGGGCGGGCCTGGACTTCTCCACGACCCGCCAGGTCCAGCTCACCCTCATCCTCGCCCTCGTGGTGAGCGGCCTCAACCTCAGCCTCGGGTACGCCGGTGAACTCGCCCTGGGACAGGCCGCGATGTACGCCTCCGGCGCCTACGTCGCCGGCCTGCTCTCCAAAGCGGGCCACACCGACATCCTGCTCCAGCTGCTGCTCGCCGGCCTCGGCGCGCTCGCGGTCGGCGTCGTCACCGGCATCCCCGGCCTCCGGCTGGGGAGTTGGTCCCTCGCGATGACCTCGTTCTTCCTCGTCCTGCTCGTCCCCGACGTGCTCGCGATCTTCCCCGGCGCGACCGGCGGCCGGAACGGCCTGAGCGGCATCCAGAGCCCCACCCTGTTCGGCTCCCTGCTCGACGGGACGGGCTTCTACCTCGTCATCGCCGTGGTCGCGATCCTCTGGTTCGCCGTGCTGCGCAACATCGTGACCTCCCGGCACGGCATCGCCCTGCGCGTCCTCAGACAGAGCCCCGTCCTCGCCGCCTCCACCGGCATCTCGGTCTTCCGGATGAAGCTCCTCGCGTACGCGCTCGGCGCCATCCCGGCGGGCCTCGCCGGTGCGCTCTTCGCCAACCTCGACCTGTACGTGTCCCCGGAGGCGTTCTCCTTCGCCTTCGCCACCACCGTCCTTTCCGCCTCCATCCTCGGCGGCTCCGCCAGCGTGTACGGAGCTCTGGTCGGCGCCGCCGTCATGCAGTTCGGGCCCAACCAGTCCTCGGGCTTCCAGCAGTACGCCCTCGTCTTCACCGGCGCCTTCCTGGTCATCGGCGGCGTCCTCCTCACCGGCGGCCTCGCCCGCGTCTTCCGCGTCCTCGTCGCCCGCCTCGACCGGAAGGCGACACCGGCCGACAGCGCCGTCACGACGGAGGAGGGACCCGCACCGCGGATCCCCCCGTTCCAGGGCGCGACCCTCACGATCCGCAACGTCTCCAAGGCGTTCGGCGGCAACCAGGCCCTGAAGGACGTCTCGCTCGACGCACGCCCCGGCACCGTGACCGCGCTCATCGGACCCAACGGCTCCGGCAAGACCACGCTCCTGAACATGGTGTGCGGCTTCTACCGCACCGACGCGGGCGAGATCACCCTCGACGGCACCGCCCTGCACGGGCTCCCGCCCGACGGGGTCGCGCGCGCCGGAGTCGCCCGCACCTTCCAGACGCCGAACATCCCCGCCGGCGTCACCGTCCTCGAAGCCGTCGCGTCGGGCCGCTACACGGGACACCGTGCCTCCGTCCTCGCGGCCGTGCTGCGCACTCCCCGGTTCCGCCGGGTGCGCCGCGGGGACCTGGAGGAGGCGGAGCGGATGCTCGCGCTGGTGGGCCTCGGCCATCTGCGCGACACCGAGGCCGTCTCGCTGCCCCTGGGCATGCGCCGGCTCCTCGAGGTGGCCCGCGCCCTGATCGACGCGCCGGGCGTGCTCCTCCTCGACGAGGCGGCGTCCGGCCTCGACGAGCACGAGGTCGAGCGGCTCGCCTCGCTGATCCGGCAGATCCGGGACGCGGGCGGCACCGTCGTCCTCGTCGAACACAACTTCCGGCTGGTCCTCTCCCTCGCCGACGACATCGCCGTCCTCGCCCACGGACAGCTCATCACCACCGGCCCGCCGGAGGAGATCGAGCGCGACCCGCGCGTCCTCAGCGAGTACCTCGGAGTGGAACCCGCCACCACCTCGGGGGAGACCTCATGA